In a single window of the Luteolibacter sp. Y139 genome:
- the rplM gene encoding 50S ribosomal protein L13: MKTFSAKPTDIERKWHVIDAKDKILGQVAVEAARLLRGKHKPTFTPHIDTGDFVIVINADQVALSGTKENDKIYTRFTGYVGGKKVETPRMVRKRRPVLLVENAVWGMIPKNRLGRQQYGKLKVYAGAEHPHEAQQPQAYEIA, translated from the coding sequence ATGAAGACGTTTTCCGCCAAGCCGACCGACATCGAGCGCAAGTGGCATGTGATCGATGCCAAGGACAAAATCCTGGGCCAGGTGGCCGTGGAGGCCGCCCGCCTCCTGCGTGGCAAGCACAAGCCGACTTTCACCCCGCACATTGACACCGGTGACTTCGTCATCGTGATCAATGCTGACCAGGTTGCCCTTTCCGGCACCAAGGAAAACGACAAGATCTACACCCGCTTCACCGGCTACGTCGGCGGCAAGAAGGTGGAAACCCCGCGCATGGTGCGCAAGCGCCGCCCGGTGCTGCTCGTCGAGAACGCGGTCTGGGGCATGATCCCGAAGAACCGCCTCGGTCGCCAGCAATACGGCAAGCTGAAGGTGTACGCCGGTGCCGAGCACCCGCACGAAGCCCAGCAGCCGCAGGCCTACGAAATCGCCTGA
- a CDS encoding phage terminase small subunit P27 family: MGARGTKPKENLSVLSGTLAPLSLKAPVGIKGGDEAKREYERLANELVKLGHLTDLNRQLLVDYVEGWAIAADALKEVNDEGVTLTGEKGSKYLHPAMTAWSMARSAMETAAKALGMTPLALQSIKNVKPPKSEKKEDGPSNFLT; the protein is encoded by the coding sequence ATGGGCGCCCGAGGGACCAAGCCGAAAGAGAACCTGTCCGTGTTGTCGGGCACGTTGGCGCCGCTTTCCTTGAAGGCTCCGGTCGGAATCAAGGGTGGCGACGAGGCGAAGCGGGAGTATGAGCGGCTGGCGAACGAGTTGGTGAAGCTCGGGCACCTCACCGACCTAAACCGGCAGTTGCTCGTCGATTACGTCGAGGGCTGGGCCATTGCCGCGGATGCGCTGAAGGAGGTGAACGATGAGGGGGTTACCCTTACCGGCGAGAAGGGCAGCAAATACCTCCATCCCGCCATGACCGCCTGGTCGATGGCCCGGAGCGCCATGGAGACCGCGGCGAAGGCGCTGGGGATGACCCCCCTGGCCTTGCAGTCGATCAAGAACGTCAAACCACCGAAGAGTGAAAAGAAGGAAGACGGGCCGTCCAACTTCCTCACCTGA
- the rimO gene encoding 30S ribosomal protein S12 methylthiotransferase RimO translates to MSTTVGLISLGCAKNLIDSEVMMGHLAEAGMSLTSEAELADVLIVNTCSFIDMAKQESIDAIFGAVNARKEDPDRERQKIIVAGCLSQRFAKDLPGIMPEVDAFIGLDQITKVAPIIENLVGKKPAPAPKEANSATEDPRDYVTLKPQYVPDYVTPRFRLTPEHFAYVKIAEGCNHTCTFCIIPKIRGMHRSRTQDSVVREVEALVKSGVKEINLISQDTTYFGMDKWEGQRPNPNSPVDSSRGESLATLLREINKIEGEFWVRLLYTHPAHWSDELIKTIAECDKIAKYVDIPLQHISDRMLTAMKRKTNGDYIRDLLRRMRAGIPNLGIRTTFIVGFPGETEEDFTELLEFIREFRFERAGVFQYSKEEGTPAYKMTGQLHHMTRKGRWSRAMAELQKVASEVNQAQVGKQVRVLVEEKGVGRTEWDAPEIDGSVHVDENIPVGSFADVTIGDWRGYDLVAAR, encoded by the coding sequence ATGTCCACCACCGTCGGTCTCATCTCTCTCGGCTGCGCGAAGAACCTCATCGACTCGGAAGTCATGATGGGTCACCTCGCCGAAGCCGGCATGTCGCTCACCTCCGAGGCGGAGCTGGCGGACGTGCTCATCGTGAATACCTGTTCGTTCATCGACATGGCGAAGCAGGAGTCGATCGATGCCATCTTCGGTGCGGTCAATGCCCGCAAGGAGGACCCCGACCGCGAACGCCAGAAGATCATCGTCGCCGGCTGCCTGTCGCAGCGCTTTGCTAAGGACCTGCCGGGCATCATGCCGGAAGTGGACGCCTTCATCGGCCTCGACCAGATCACCAAGGTTGCGCCGATCATTGAGAACCTCGTCGGCAAGAAACCCGCCCCCGCGCCGAAGGAGGCGAACTCCGCCACCGAGGACCCGCGCGACTACGTCACGCTCAAGCCGCAGTACGTGCCGGACTACGTCACCCCGCGCTTCCGCCTCACGCCGGAGCACTTCGCCTACGTGAAGATCGCCGAGGGCTGCAATCACACCTGCACCTTCTGCATCATCCCGAAGATCCGCGGCATGCACCGCTCGCGCACTCAGGACAGCGTTGTCCGCGAGGTCGAGGCACTCGTGAAGTCCGGCGTGAAGGAAATCAACCTCATCTCCCAGGACACCACCTACTTCGGCATGGACAAGTGGGAGGGCCAGCGCCCGAACCCGAACTCGCCGGTCGACTCGTCCCGCGGCGAATCGCTCGCCACGCTGCTGCGCGAGATCAACAAGATCGAGGGCGAGTTCTGGGTCCGCCTGCTCTACACCCACCCGGCCCACTGGTCGGACGAGCTCATCAAGACCATCGCCGAGTGCGACAAGATCGCGAAGTACGTCGATATCCCGCTCCAGCACATCTCCGACCGCATGCTGACGGCGATGAAGCGCAAGACGAATGGCGACTACATCCGCGACCTGCTCCGCCGCATGCGCGCCGGCATCCCGAATCTCGGCATTCGGACGACGTTCATCGTGGGTTTCCCCGGCGAGACCGAGGAAGACTTCACGGAGCTGCTGGAGTTCATCCGCGAGTTCCGCTTCGAGCGAGCCGGCGTTTTCCAGTACTCGAAGGAGGAGGGGACCCCTGCCTACAAGATGACCGGCCAGCTTCACCACATGACCCGCAAGGGCCGCTGGAGCCGCGCCATGGCCGAACTGCAAAAGGTCGCCTCCGAGGTGAACCAGGCACAGGTCGGCAAGCAGGTCCGCGTCCTCGTCGAGGAAAAGGGCGTCGGTCGCACCGAATGGGATGCTCCCGAGATCGACGGCTCCGTGCACGTCGACGAGAACATCCCGGTCGGCAGCTTCGCCGATGTCACCATCGGTGACTGGCGCGGCTACGATCTCGTGGCCGCACGTTGA
- a CDS encoding low molecular weight protein-tyrosine-phosphatase: MPADRKPIRVLFVCMGNICRSPAAEIVFRHQVADAGLNDAIEIDSAGTIGYHAGKGPDPRMADTLRRRGYTIEGRSRQVTAEDLRDFDLLLAADEDNLADLRRLDRTGTHREKIRLLVEYCVEKEANHVPDPYYGGQRGFEDVADLVEDACQGLLDTLKRQIG; encoded by the coding sequence ATGCCCGCCGACCGCAAGCCCATCCGTGTTCTCTTTGTGTGCATGGGGAACATCTGCCGCTCGCCCGCCGCTGAAATCGTGTTCCGCCATCAGGTCGCCGACGCCGGGCTGAACGACGCGATCGAGATCGATTCCGCCGGGACGATCGGCTACCACGCCGGGAAGGGCCCGGACCCGAGGATGGCCGACACGCTGCGCCGCCGCGGCTATACGATCGAGGGCCGTTCGCGGCAGGTGACAGCGGAGGACTTGCGCGATTTCGACCTCCTGCTCGCCGCGGACGAGGACAACCTGGCGGACCTCCGCCGCCTCGACCGGACGGGAACGCATCGCGAAAAGATCCGGCTGCTGGTCGAATACTGCGTCGAGAAGGAAGCGAACCACGTGCCTGATCCGTATTATGGCGGCCAGCGCGGGTTCGAAGATGTCGCCGATCTGGTGGAAGATGCCTGCCAGGGTTTGCTCGATACGCTGAAGCGCCAGATCGGCTAG
- a CDS encoding sugar phosphate isomerase/epimerase family protein encodes MLSFSTCWNNSRHHDGEAMIDEIVELGFTNIELSHGMTIAKLPGIRKAYAAGKFTCLGVHNYFPSPVEVMIDAPDAYEFTSHRPFDRQRAMEMTLKTLEIAAEFKAQYLVLHMGSVPMDSKKWTKRLTAMVSEQGRNGADYAAEKIAFVKKREKIAPLYYQRAIEALGQIAEKAAEYGVKLAVESRSRFEDMPTEREMVRLQEHFADNRWVGYWHDFGHVQLKHNLGLLDHVEWLRRISPHLIGGHLHDVQWPARDHRTPFMGTLEYQELLPFFPQGCPIVWELSPTQKTEDIRDALTVWKHKFPERS; translated from the coding sequence ATGCTTTCCTTCTCCACCTGCTGGAACAACTCCCGCCATCACGATGGCGAGGCGATGATCGATGAGATCGTGGAACTCGGGTTCACGAACATCGAGCTATCGCATGGCATGACCATCGCGAAGCTGCCGGGGATTCGGAAGGCGTATGCGGCGGGCAAGTTCACGTGCTTAGGGGTGCACAACTACTTCCCCTCGCCCGTCGAGGTGATGATCGACGCGCCGGACGCGTATGAATTCACCTCGCACCGGCCCTTTGACCGCCAGCGGGCGATGGAGATGACTCTGAAGACGCTGGAGATCGCGGCCGAATTCAAGGCGCAGTACCTGGTGCTCCACATGGGCTCGGTGCCCATGGACTCGAAGAAGTGGACCAAGCGGCTGACCGCGATGGTGTCCGAGCAGGGCCGCAATGGCGCTGACTACGCGGCCGAGAAGATCGCCTTCGTGAAGAAGCGGGAGAAGATCGCGCCGCTTTACTACCAGCGCGCGATCGAGGCACTCGGGCAGATCGCGGAGAAGGCCGCGGAGTATGGCGTGAAGCTGGCCGTGGAATCACGCTCGCGCTTCGAGGACATGCCGACGGAGCGCGAGATGGTGCGCCTGCAGGAGCACTTCGCGGACAACCGGTGGGTCGGCTATTGGCACGACTTCGGCCACGTGCAGCTGAAGCACAACCTCGGGCTGTTAGACCACGTCGAGTGGCTGCGGCGCATCTCCCCTCACCTGATCGGCGGGCACTTGCACGATGTCCAATGGCCGGCGCGCGATCACCGCACGCCCTTCATGGGCACGCTGGAGTATCAGGAGCTGCTGCCGTTTTTCCCGCAAGGCTGCCCGATCGTGTGGGAACTCAGTCCGACGCAGAAGACGGAGGACATCCGCGACGCGCTGACGGTGTGGAAGCACAAGTTCCCGGAGCGGAGCTGA
- a CDS encoding arylsulfatase, with the protein MLRIPALAAIAKVLLAVAFAAGPNVIVVITDDQGYGDLSAHGSTQVKTPALDKFRAESTSLDRFYASPTCAPTRAALMTGLHEFRCGVSHTLMGRSLLRPGIPTLPEMFHAAGYRTGIIGKWHLGDAYPCRPEDRGFDDVFVLGGGGIGQTPDYWGNSYFDPMIRRRSGWEKTSGYCTQVFFNEAIHWMNERVAAKQPFYLHLATNAPHAPYIPPQKDSKLTGADAFHAMIDDIDANFARLMEALEKSGAAKDTIVVFMTDNGSAIAASNAGMKGKKGSPDEGGVRVPCFIRWPEKIAAGKVVKDVTAHLDLLPTLTSLCGVTRPADWQGDGVDLAPALKGETEFKKNRMLFTQVGRWPGDAPAGRFRGQDFSVRDDRSLLVGLELYDLFADPGQKTNLFAERQVDAQRLLTAYGRWWNEVLPVVREPVRYVVGAEEAPVAHLTAHDWWPSKEADQVRGAESVVDQEQIRTFLQNAQVAATRNPLPATSGHWKLQVAREGNYEITFGLVPPEASAEDRRALGRLRPGTAHLRAGQEETKMAVQDGATSLKVPMDLDSGPLDFEVWFDGQLLNDRILGAFFVSIERKGDRKVPKLDLKPRPAPAK; encoded by the coding sequence ATGCTCCGCATTCCCGCGCTCGCGGCAATCGCAAAGGTCCTGCTCGCTGTCGCCTTCGCGGCCGGGCCGAACGTCATCGTCGTCATTACCGATGACCAGGGCTACGGCGACCTGTCTGCCCATGGCAGCACCCAGGTGAAAACCCCGGCGCTGGACAAGTTCCGCGCCGAGTCCACCTCGCTCGACCGCTTCTACGCCAGCCCCACCTGCGCGCCGACCCGCGCTGCCCTGATGACCGGCCTGCACGAGTTCCGCTGCGGCGTCAGTCACACCCTCATGGGCCGCAGCCTGTTGCGGCCGGGGATTCCGACCCTGCCGGAAATGTTCCACGCCGCGGGCTACCGCACCGGCATCATCGGCAAGTGGCACCTCGGCGATGCCTACCCGTGCCGGCCGGAGGACCGCGGCTTCGACGATGTCTTCGTCCTCGGCGGCGGCGGCATCGGCCAGACACCTGACTATTGGGGAAACAGCTACTTCGACCCCATGATCCGGCGTCGCTCCGGATGGGAAAAGACCAGCGGCTACTGCACGCAGGTCTTTTTCAATGAGGCGATCCACTGGATGAATGAGCGCGTCGCCGCCAAGCAGCCCTTCTACCTGCACCTCGCCACCAACGCCCCGCACGCCCCATACATCCCGCCGCAGAAGGACTCGAAGCTCACCGGCGCCGATGCCTTCCACGCGATGATCGACGACATCGACGCCAACTTCGCCCGGCTGATGGAAGCGCTGGAAAAGAGCGGCGCTGCGAAGGACACCATCGTCGTCTTCATGACCGACAACGGCTCCGCCATCGCCGCGTCCAATGCCGGCATGAAGGGGAAAAAGGGCAGCCCGGACGAAGGCGGCGTGCGCGTGCCATGCTTCATCCGTTGGCCGGAAAAGATCGCCGCCGGAAAGGTCGTCAAGGACGTGACCGCCCACCTCGACCTGCTGCCCACCCTGACCAGCCTCTGCGGCGTCACCCGCCCGGCGGATTGGCAGGGCGACGGCGTCGATCTGGCTCCCGCGCTGAAAGGGGAGACTGAATTCAAAAAGAACCGCATGCTCTTCACCCAGGTCGGCCGCTGGCCCGGCGATGCGCCTGCCGGGCGCTTCCGCGGTCAGGATTTCTCCGTCCGCGATGACCGCTCGCTCCTCGTCGGCCTGGAACTCTATGACCTCTTCGCCGACCCCGGCCAAAAGACGAACCTCTTCGCCGAGCGCCAGGTCGATGCCCAGCGCCTGCTGACCGCCTACGGCCGCTGGTGGAATGAGGTGCTGCCCGTCGTCCGCGAGCCCGTCCGCTACGTCGTCGGGGCGGAGGAGGCTCCGGTCGCCCACCTGACTGCGCATGACTGGTGGCCATCGAAGGAGGCGGACCAGGTCCGCGGCGCCGAATCCGTCGTCGATCAGGAACAGATCCGCACCTTCCTGCAAAACGCCCAGGTCGCCGCCACCCGGAATCCGCTCCCGGCCACCTCCGGCCACTGGAAGCTCCAAGTCGCCCGCGAGGGGAACTACGAGATCACCTTCGGCCTCGTCCCCCCCGAAGCCTCGGCCGAAGACCGCCGCGCCCTCGGCCGCCTCCGCCCCGGCACCGCCCACCTCCGCGCCGGTCAGGAGGAAACCAAAATGGCCGTCCAGGACGGCGCGACCTCGCTCAAGGTCCCCATGGACCTCGACTCCGGCCCGCTCGACTTCGAAGTTTGGTTCGATGGCCAGCTCCTCAACGACCGCATTCTCGGCGCATTCTTCGTTTCCATCGAGCGCAAGGGCGACCGCAAGGTCCCGAAGCTCGACCTGAAACCACGCCCCGCCCCGGCAAAGTGA
- a CDS encoding spermidine synthase, with amino-acid sequence MSLRCHAVVDTAYQQVQIWKSERQCEFRVAGAIHAWWHERRFLTGLAWDNIAAAALLRPAGPPRSILMLGLAGGTAMRILRHLLPDCRLVAVDIDSEIVALAELNMKLDDLGIEIHIADAYQWIAACKEKFDVVIDDVYLAGRSDVFRPGKSDNRQISSLKRLLTPGGLLAANLVNGPGHRAMQIRTRAAFRAGFPVVRSVTTPDSMNETLVAGKDVLPVSALGDWLRVFPDATDRKLWKRLKVRRLTPVASR; translated from the coding sequence ATGAGTCTCCGCTGCCACGCCGTCGTCGACACCGCCTACCAGCAGGTGCAGATCTGGAAATCGGAGCGCCAGTGCGAATTCCGGGTCGCCGGGGCGATCCACGCGTGGTGGCACGAGCGCCGGTTCCTAACAGGTCTGGCCTGGGACAATATCGCCGCCGCCGCCCTGCTGCGGCCCGCCGGCCCTCCGCGCTCGATCCTGATGCTGGGCCTCGCCGGCGGCACCGCCATGCGAATCCTCCGCCACCTCCTGCCGGATTGCCGGCTGGTCGCGGTGGACATCGATTCCGAAATCGTCGCCCTCGCCGAGCTGAACATGAAACTCGACGACCTCGGCATCGAGATCCACATCGCCGATGCCTACCAGTGGATCGCCGCCTGCAAGGAGAAGTTCGACGTGGTCATCGATGACGTCTACCTCGCCGGCCGCAGTGACGTCTTCCGGCCCGGCAAGTCCGACAATCGCCAGATTTCCTCCCTGAAGCGCCTGCTCACCCCTGGCGGCCTGCTCGCCGCCAATCTGGTCAATGGTCCCGGCCACCGAGCCATGCAGATCCGCACCCGCGCGGCCTTCCGCGCGGGCTTCCCGGTGGTCCGCTCGGTCACCACTCCGGACAGCATGAATGAGACCTTGGTCGCCGGTAAGGACGTCCTCCCGGTCTCCGCCCTGGGGGATTGGCTACGGGTTTTCCCGGATGCGACCGACCGGAAGCTCTGGAAGCGCCTGAAAGTCCGCCGTCTAACCCCCGTGGCGTCGCGTTGA
- a CDS encoding beta strand repeat-containing protein, with the protein MNSKEISPVRRLASYSSRSACLVSLFAWQVASGADVPVSKGSSSGTGASINLSIASLITTNTGNLGQSSGTAPAPYSVSKSAVPLNVNTGVPLVLDLVGANGAINSSASSNVDGSPGSKTTAATAQVVNLSLDVAQLLGGQPLVSVGAPTVTTNVSVAGQGGSFTSNSSVSLTGLTLKVLGASIDLSGINLSNVPPNTGVNLGANAVAGLAIILNETQTTGNAAGGLTTTTNAIRIKLNAVNLGLINVLNGDVIIGHADAAEGSDPDGDGIFSGTDGDSDGDGIPDAVEIANAAAGGDTDGDGVADYLDLDSDNDGINDVIEAGGKDANGDGRQDASGDGNPDEDGDGIVDSVDPNDLITGGGHGVALTVPDTDGDGAKNYLDLDSDNDGISDVVESGVGLNTDTNGVFHTGDTDGDGIDNAVDGLAGYGDAPGSSGAPLDTDNDGIPNAYEVDSDNNGTKDIAGTPYASLDGNGDGRIDNGADTDHDGVPNVADVQPGVFGGLPNPAGDNDGDGISNGAEGSGLVDTDGDGVADIADGDSDGDGIPDLAEGPGDLDRDGVPNARDLDSDNDGINDVIEGGGKDTDGNGLQDPSGDGNADEDHDGIVDSVDSNDAVAGGGTGVALTLPDTDGDGAKNFLDLDSDNDTISDLVESGLGAVDSNNDGIGEGADTDQDGLVASVDGLPGARGDANGSTPIDTDGDGIPNYIDPNSDNTGSPDIVGAGNGALDANHDGKVDNATDSDGDGIPDVADNDDINSGGLGFNLKTYAQWVNEQFSSPANTNPAISGQEADPDGDGFTNAEEFAFGTDPEDNRSFPKVMTSGIPGAMGGVQATVTKDPTAYAFVTVEGSRDLVIWLTGPGAISVGTDQPALFSAQINNALPGGEKMRGFIRFRVIIP; encoded by the coding sequence ATGAATTCCAAAGAGATAAGCCCCGTAAGGAGGCTTGCTTCATACTCCTCCCGCTCTGCTTGCCTGGTATCATTGTTTGCCTGGCAAGTCGCTTCCGGTGCCGATGTTCCCGTTTCCAAGGGATCAAGTTCCGGCACTGGCGCCTCTATTAACCTGTCGATAGCCAGCTTGATCACCACCAACACGGGCAATCTGGGCCAGTCCTCCGGCACTGCTCCCGCGCCCTACTCGGTCTCCAAGTCTGCCGTTCCGCTGAATGTGAACACCGGCGTTCCCCTCGTGCTCGACCTTGTAGGCGCAAACGGCGCGATCAATTCCTCAGCCTCCTCCAACGTCGACGGCAGTCCCGGCTCCAAGACGACCGCTGCCACCGCACAGGTGGTCAATCTTTCGCTGGATGTTGCCCAACTTCTGGGTGGGCAACCGCTGGTCTCCGTGGGGGCTCCCACCGTGACGACGAATGTCTCGGTGGCCGGACAGGGAGGATCCTTCACTTCCAATTCCAGCGTTTCGCTCACCGGATTGACGCTCAAGGTACTCGGCGCATCCATCGATCTCTCGGGAATCAATCTTTCCAATGTTCCGCCGAATACCGGTGTGAACCTCGGCGCGAATGCCGTGGCGGGACTTGCCATCATTCTCAATGAAACCCAGACCACCGGCAACGCCGCTGGCGGCCTCACCACCACCACGAATGCCATCCGCATCAAGCTCAATGCGGTAAACCTCGGATTGATCAATGTTTTGAACGGCGACGTCATCATCGGTCACGCCGACGCGGCCGAAGGCTCCGATCCGGACGGCGATGGCATCTTCTCGGGCACGGACGGTGACAGTGATGGCGATGGAATTCCAGACGCCGTCGAAATCGCCAATGCCGCCGCGGGTGGCGACACCGACGGCGACGGCGTGGCCGATTATCTGGATCTCGATAGCGACAATGACGGCATCAACGATGTCATCGAAGCCGGCGGCAAGGACGCCAACGGCGACGGACGCCAGGATGCCAGCGGCGACGGCAATCCGGACGAGGATGGCGACGGCATCGTCGATTCGGTCGATCCGAATGACTTGATCACCGGCGGCGGTCACGGCGTGGCCCTGACAGTGCCGGATACCGATGGCGACGGTGCCAAGAACTACCTCGACCTCGACTCCGACAATGACGGCATCAGCGACGTGGTCGAATCCGGCGTGGGATTGAACACGGATACCAATGGCGTTTTCCACACGGGAGATACCGATGGTGATGGCATCGACAATGCCGTCGACGGACTTGCCGGTTACGGCGATGCCCCGGGCTCATCGGGTGCACCTCTGGATACCGACAACGACGGCATCCCCAACGCTTACGAAGTCGATAGCGATAACAACGGCACCAAGGATATCGCCGGCACGCCCTACGCGAGCCTTGATGGCAATGGCGACGGCCGCATCGACAATGGCGCCGATACCGACCACGACGGCGTCCCCAACGTGGCCGATGTCCAACCCGGCGTCTTCGGCGGCTTGCCGAACCCAGCCGGCGACAATGACGGCGACGGCATTTCCAACGGAGCCGAAGGTTCCGGCCTGGTGGATACCGATGGTGACGGCGTGGCCGACATTGCGGATGGCGACTCGGACGGCGATGGCATTCCCGATCTCGCGGAAGGCCCCGGCGATCTCGATCGCGACGGTGTTCCAAATGCCCGCGACCTCGATTCCGACAACGATGGCATCAATGATGTGATCGAAGGCGGCGGCAAGGACACCGACGGCAATGGCCTCCAAGATCCCAGCGGCGACGGAAATGCCGATGAAGATCACGATGGCATCGTGGACTCGGTCGATTCGAATGACGCAGTCGCCGGTGGTGGCACCGGAGTCGCGCTGACGCTTCCGGACACCGATGGCGATGGAGCGAAGAACTTCCTCGATCTCGACAGCGACAACGACACCATCTCCGACCTCGTTGAAAGCGGCCTGGGTGCCGTCGATAGCAACAACGATGGCATTGGTGAAGGAGCGGATACGGATCAGGACGGCCTTGTGGCTTCAGTCGACGGACTGCCCGGTGCCCGCGGTGATGCGAACGGCTCTACGCCGATCGATACCGATGGCGATGGCATCCCGAACTACATCGACCCGAACAGCGATAACACCGGCTCGCCGGACATCGTCGGTGCGGGCAATGGTGCTCTTGACGCCAACCATGATGGCAAGGTCGACAACGCCACCGATTCGGACGGCGACGGCATTCCGGATGTTGCTGATAACGACGACATCAATTCCGGCGGACTGGGCTTCAACCTGAAGACCTACGCGCAATGGGTGAACGAGCAATTCAGCTCACCAGCCAATACCAACCCGGCGATTTCGGGTCAGGAAGCGGATCCCGATGGCGATGGTTTCACCAACGCGGAGGAATTCGCCTTCGGAACCGATCCTGAGGACAACCGGAGCTTCCCGAAGGTCATGACCTCAGGCATCCCCGGTGCGATGGGCGGCGTCCAAGCTACCGTGACCAAGGATCCTACCGCCTATGCCTTCGTCACCGTCGAGGGTTCCCGCGACCTGGTGATCTGGCTGACCGGCCCCGGAGCGATCTCGGTCGGCACCGATCAGCCGGCGCTCTTCAGCGCCCAGATCAACAATGCCTTGCCGGGCGGTGAGAAAATGCGCGGCTTCATCCGCTTCCGCGTCATCATTCCCTGA
- the rpsI gene encoding 30S ribosomal protein S9 yields MSEAKNLSATGRRKNAVARVRLTEGTGQIVINGRSFEEYLPTLPLQNTVLAPFQHANLLNKFDVVVSAAGGGTHGQAGAIRLAVARALTIFDAELRKVIKPHGLLRRDPRMKERKKPGRPGARKRFQFSKR; encoded by the coding sequence ATGAGCGAAGCCAAGAACCTCAGCGCCACCGGCCGTCGTAAGAACGCCGTTGCCCGCGTCCGCCTCACCGAAGGCACCGGCCAAATCGTCATCAACGGTCGTTCCTTCGAGGAATACCTGCCGACGCTGCCCCTGCAGAACACCGTGCTGGCCCCGTTCCAGCATGCAAACCTGCTGAACAAGTTCGACGTGGTCGTCTCCGCTGCCGGCGGTGGCACCCACGGCCAAGCCGGCGCCATCCGCCTCGCGGTGGCCCGCGCGCTGACCATCTTCGACGCCGAGCTGCGCAAGGTGATCAAGCCGCACGGCCTGCTTCGCCGCGACCCGCGCATGAAGGAACGTAAGAAGCCAGGCCGCCCCGGCGCCCGCAAGCGCTTCCAGTTCTCCAAGCGCTAA
- a CDS encoding HNH endonuclease, translating to MAPSFQTDHIQPINAGGDKWDRANHQALCHSCHSKKTARFG from the coding sequence GTGGCCCCCTCGTTTCAGACCGACCACATCCAGCCCATCAACGCCGGAGGGGACAAGTGGGACCGCGCCAACCATCAGGCTCTCTGCCATTCGTGTCACTCGAAGAAGACAGCACGCTTCGGCTGA